A genomic segment from Thermodesulfobacteriota bacterium encodes:
- a CDS encoding tetratricopeptide repeat protein — MGKKPSNRDKGEKTGERKDRNNNTLLLIIFSAVIIICFLAIIKLFLFKIKNSDEPQNEITSKIKIPPATFVGSDVCARCHEERYKLWRGSDHDLAMQEANEKTVLGDFNNKEFTYYGLKSRFYKRHSKFMVMTDGPDGKLRDFEINYTFGVYPLQQFLIAFPGGRLQALGIAWDSRPKSEGGQRWFHLYPNEKITHDDTLHWTGLDQNWNYMCAECHSTNLKKNYDPQTHSFTTAWSEMNVSCEACHGPGSTHVEWAEKINDQKKYNPIPDKGLVVNLAKHSEVKWIIDQITGNASRRGPEDTGAEIEICARCHSRRSEIWDEYIYGKPLMDSHLPALLEENLYYPDGQIKDEVYEYGSFLQSKMYHKGVTCTDCHDPHSLKLRESGNGVCTQCHLSSKYDSSSHHFHKIGSSGASCIGCHMPETTYMVIDRRYDHSIRIPRPDLSITLGTPNACNKCHSGHPPEWAAEQMDKWYGTEYTEIPSYAEALLAGRNGAPLAEELLSQIAGDTSKPNVARATALKELRYYITPESILTIRKGLNDDDPMVRSGALDALEGVQPIDRAQLALHLLFDPVRSVRIKAARMLATVPREKLPLEQNSALANSLNEYITSQRFDADRPEAHMNIGILFAELGKFKESESEYRKALEIQPSFVQAYVNLADLYRLEGRDSQGEELLLEAQKIAPQNADVYHALGLLLVRQKRLSEALEALKQSAKLSPENPHYSFVYAVALNTEGKRKEAIEFLKETHDRHPNDREILYALVTFNRDSGNLEAAEDYAERLIELSPKDPSLRQLLDQVQIENR, encoded by the coding sequence ATGGGTAAAAAACCATCAAATCGGGATAAAGGGGAAAAAACCGGAGAAAGAAAAGATAGAAATAACAATACACTACTACTTATTATCTTCTCAGCAGTCATTATTATATGTTTTCTGGCAATTATAAAATTATTTTTGTTTAAAATTAAAAATAGCGATGAACCTCAAAACGAAATTACTAGCAAAATAAAAATACCACCAGCAACATTTGTTGGAAGCGATGTTTGCGCTCGCTGTCATGAGGAACGGTATAAACTCTGGAGGGGGTCGGACCATGATCTTGCAATGCAGGAAGCAAACGAGAAAACTGTGCTTGGCGACTTCAATAATAAAGAGTTTACCTACTATGGACTCAAATCCAGGTTTTACAAGCGTCACAGCAAGTTCATGGTTATGACTGATGGGCCCGATGGAAAACTCAGAGACTTTGAGATAAATTACACCTTCGGCGTTTATCCTCTCCAGCAATTCCTGATTGCGTTTCCGGGTGGCAGGCTCCAGGCCCTAGGCATTGCCTGGGATAGTCGCCCTAAAAGCGAAGGTGGGCAGCGCTGGTTTCATCTATACCCGAATGAAAAAATCACACACGACGATACCCTTCACTGGACGGGCCTCGACCAGAACTGGAACTACATGTGTGCTGAGTGTCATTCAACAAATCTTAAGAAAAACTACGACCCTCAAACGCATAGCTTCACCACAGCTTGGTCCGAGATGAATGTTTCCTGTGAGGCCTGCCATGGCCCTGGCTCGACACATGTCGAGTGGGCTGAGAAAATAAACGATCAGAAAAAATATAACCCTATCCCAGATAAAGGCTTAGTTGTGAATCTTGCTAAACATAGCGAAGTAAAGTGGATCATTGATCAAATTACAGGTAACGCCAGCAGGCGTGGCCCCGAAGATACAGGTGCAGAAATTGAAATTTGTGCCAGATGCCATTCCCGCCGAAGCGAAATTTGGGATGAATACATATACGGTAAACCGCTTATGGATAGCCATTTGCCTGCATTGCTTGAAGAAAACTTGTATTATCCTGACGGACAAATTAAAGACGAGGTGTATGAATACGGATCCTTTCTTCAAAGTAAGATGTACCATAAAGGAGTTACATGCACAGATTGTCATGACCCACACAGTCTTAAGCTTCGAGAATCGGGTAATGGAGTTTGTACTCAATGTCACCTTTCATCAAAGTATGACTCTTCTTCACATCATTTCCATAAAATTGGTTCTTCAGGGGCAAGTTGTATTGGATGCCACATGCCGGAAACTACCTACATGGTCATTGACCGGCGATATGATCACAGTATTCGCATACCTAGACCGGACCTTTCGATCACGCTGGGTACCCCGAATGCATGCAATAAGTGTCATTCGGGTCACCCCCCTGAGTGGGCAGCGGAGCAAATGGATAAATGGTATGGGACTGAATATACCGAAATACCTTCATATGCAGAAGCTCTTCTTGCAGGTCGAAATGGAGCACCTTTGGCCGAAGAGTTATTATCCCAAATCGCCGGGGACACTTCAAAACCTAATGTTGCCCGTGCAACTGCGCTCAAGGAATTACGTTACTACATTACCCCGGAATCAATCCTAACAATCAGAAAAGGACTTAATGATGATGATCCCATGGTTCGTTCAGGTGCACTTGATGCGTTAGAGGGGGTGCAACCAATCGATCGGGCCCAGCTTGCGCTCCATTTGTTATTCGACCCGGTACGTTCAGTTCGGATAAAGGCTGCTAGAATGCTTGCAACAGTACCAAGGGAGAAGCTACCATTGGAACAAAATTCCGCGCTTGCTAATTCGCTAAATGAGTACATAACATCACAACGATTTGATGCTGATCGACCTGAAGCACATATGAATATAGGAATTCTTTTCGCAGAACTCGGTAAGTTTAAGGAGTCAGAGTCAGAGTATCGAAAGGCTTTGGAAATACAACCTTCTTTTGTTCAGGCTTATGTAAATCTCGCTGACCTATACCGCCTGGAAGGAAGGGATAGTCAGGGAGAAGAATTATTGCTTGAAGCGCAGAAGATTGCCCCCCAAAACGCCGATGTATACCATGCACTTGGTCTTCTCCTAGTTCGACAAAAGAGATTAAGTGAGGCGTTAGAGGCTTTAAAACAATCAGCAAAACTGAGCCCTGAGAATCCCCATTATAGCTTCGTTTACGCCGTGGCTCTAAATACCGAGGGCAAGAGAAAGGAGGCAATAGAATTTCTCAAAGAGACCCATGATCGCCATCCAAACGATCGAGAGATATTATATGCTCTTGTGACTTTTAATCGGGATAGCGGGAATCTTGAAGCAGCTGAAGATTATGCTGAAAGACTTATCGAGCTTTCGCCAAAAGACCCTTCATTGCGGCAGCTGCTGGATCAAGTCCAAATTGAGAATAGATAA
- a CDS encoding AI-2E family transporter → MSSLNRILISAASIVIIVAGMKAASSILGFVLFAVLLSTCIAPLVTLIARKGVPRNLALAITILIVILGGFLLATLIGTSISRLVQTLPGYESRLGELQKAFVTLFDRLNIDVSDLFSKDKFDPRSIIRISTAFLGVVLNAVSTSLFLFILVSLMLVEVVGFEARIQQDISLGATLRARLFEVRKEIRKFVSITALMGLVTAIANVILLVTLGVDFPVLWGVLSFLLSFIPAIGGIISFIPPALLAFLEFGWTKSIIVIVGFVVINNLVDNVLKPKLMKQGLDISILLIFLSLMIWSWVLGPIGAILAIPLTLFIKRFVAEISREDQSGSAQ, encoded by the coding sequence ATGAGCTCTCTTAATCGCATTCTCATCAGTGCGGCAAGTATCGTAATCATAGTGGCGGGGATGAAAGCCGCATCTTCGATTCTCGGCTTTGTCCTTTTTGCAGTTCTGCTCTCAACCTGTATTGCCCCTCTGGTCACACTAATTGCTAGAAAGGGTGTCCCCCGAAATCTCGCCCTTGCTATAACTATTCTGATTGTAATCCTTGGTGGTTTCCTTCTGGCAACTCTTATAGGTACATCGATCTCACGTCTTGTTCAGACCTTGCCCGGATATGAGTCTCGTTTAGGGGAGCTCCAAAAGGCTTTTGTGACTTTGTTTGATAGATTAAACATCGATGTTTCTGATTTGTTCTCAAAAGATAAATTTGATCCCCGAAGCATAATCAGAATCTCCACTGCTTTTCTCGGCGTGGTCCTCAATGCGGTCAGTACCTCATTATTCTTGTTTATACTTGTGTCTTTGATGTTGGTAGAGGTTGTCGGTTTTGAGGCAAGAATTCAGCAAGACATCAGTCTTGGAGCTACCTTAAGGGCAAGGCTTTTTGAAGTCAGGAAGGAGATCAGAAAATTTGTTTCTATCACAGCCCTTATGGGTCTGGTCACGGCGATTGCGAATGTGATCTTACTCGTAACACTTGGAGTTGATTTCCCTGTGCTGTGGGGTGTACTGTCATTTCTCCTGAGTTTTATTCCTGCGATTGGCGGTATTATTTCATTCATACCACCCGCTTTGCTGGCGTTTTTGGAATTTGGATGGACAAAATCCATCATAGTCATTGTAGGTTTTGTAGTCATCAACAATCTTGTTGACAACGTCCTTAAACCCAAGTTGATGAAGCAGGGGCTGGATATCTCAATACTATTGATATTTCTTTCGCTAATGATCTGGAGCTGGGTACTTGGCCCAATCGGAGCGATCCTGGCAATACCGCTAACTCTCTTCATCAAAAGGTTTGTCGCTGAAATATCCAGAGAAGATCAATCTGGATCTGCTCAATAA
- a CDS encoding arylsulfatase encodes MRFKINITLAALAAAFAVVLLVFPSIMGAKTTPSEKIDRTVLPIKEPTPPTYTELDARNAKPPARFEVKAPKGAPNVVIVLIDDIGFGASNAFGGPINMPTLDKLASDGLRYNRFHTTSLCSPTRTALLTGYNHHSNNAGAIMELATSFPGNTAVRPQTITPMAEVLRQNGYSTAAFGKYHETPPWEISVSGPYDRWPTHSGFDKFYGFIGGETNQWAPLIYDGTTKVEPPHDDPNYHFTTDMTNQAIAWMRFQQALTPDKPFFVYFATGATHAPHHVSKEWADKYKGKFDQGWDKLREETLERQKKMAIVPQNTQLAPKPQDIKDWDKLSPDEKKVFARQMEVFAGFAEQTDYEIGRLVSAIEEMGEIDDTLFIYIVGDNGSSAEGKMEGLYNELTVFNGVDESIQDKLAHIDEWGGPNTYPHFAAGWAIATDSPFSWAKQVASDFGGTRNGMVIHYPSGIKAKGQIRSQFSHVIDIAPTVFETCKIPAPKIVNGIEQKPIEGTGLVYTFDDANAKDRHTVQYFEMFGNRAIYSDGWLARTVHTAPWDLMPKTKLADDEWALYNANEDFSLSKNLAEENPQKLNELQDLFIKEGEKYHVLPIDDRKIERFDPKLAGRPDLMNGRTKLELHEGMTGMSTDAFINTKNTSFAITADVEVTGNANGVILCQGGKFSGYVLYLKNGKPSFTYNWVGLKEYTVTSSQALKPGKYNIVFDFKFDGVKPGAGGAGTLTVNGNKVAEGRIDQTNAYSFGVDETADVGTDDATWVTDYGASAHFNGKIEKVTVETQPNEPQR; translated from the coding sequence ATGAGATTCAAAATAAACATTACACTTGCAGCACTGGCTGCTGCATTTGCAGTCGTGCTTCTGGTGTTTCCCAGCATTATGGGAGCAAAGACAACTCCCTCGGAGAAGATCGACCGCACCGTTTTACCCATCAAAGAACCTACTCCGCCAACTTATACCGAGTTGGATGCACGCAATGCGAAACCACCGGCTCGCTTTGAAGTGAAAGCCCCCAAGGGTGCTCCGAATGTGGTGATTGTTTTGATTGATGATATTGGTTTTGGCGCTTCCAATGCTTTTGGTGGACCCATTAACATGCCGACATTGGATAAACTCGCTTCCGATGGGCTACGTTACAATCGTTTTCACACTACGTCATTGTGTTCTCCCACACGCACTGCATTGCTTACGGGCTACAATCACCATAGCAACAATGCAGGTGCCATTATGGAACTCGCTACTTCTTTTCCGGGAAACACGGCTGTTCGTCCTCAGACCATCACGCCTATGGCCGAAGTGCTTCGCCAGAACGGTTATAGCACTGCTGCTTTCGGGAAATATCACGAAACTCCGCCCTGGGAAATTTCTGTTTCCGGACCTTATGACCGCTGGCCCACTCATTCCGGTTTCGATAAGTTCTACGGTTTCATCGGAGGAGAAACCAATCAATGGGCGCCTCTCATCTATGATGGAACAACCAAAGTTGAGCCACCACACGATGATCCCAATTATCATTTCACCACTGACATGACCAACCAGGCAATTGCATGGATGCGGTTCCAGCAGGCTTTAACTCCCGATAAACCTTTCTTCGTGTACTTTGCCACAGGTGCTACTCATGCTCCGCATCATGTATCAAAGGAATGGGCAGACAAATACAAGGGCAAATTCGACCAGGGCTGGGATAAACTGAGAGAAGAGACTTTAGAACGCCAGAAGAAAATGGCTATCGTTCCGCAAAATACTCAACTGGCCCCCAAGCCCCAGGACATAAAAGACTGGGACAAGCTTTCTCCTGATGAGAAAAAAGTTTTTGCCCGGCAGATGGAGGTGTTTGCCGGCTTTGCCGAACAAACCGATTATGAAATTGGCAGGCTTGTTTCAGCCATTGAAGAAATGGGCGAAATCGATGACACCCTGTTCATTTACATCGTGGGTGATAATGGTTCCAGTGCTGAAGGGAAAATGGAAGGATTGTACAATGAGCTTACAGTCTTCAATGGAGTTGATGAATCAATTCAGGATAAGTTAGCTCACATTGACGAATGGGGAGGTCCAAACACATATCCGCATTTCGCTGCCGGCTGGGCAATAGCCACCGATAGCCCGTTTAGCTGGGCAAAACAGGTAGCATCCGACTTTGGCGGTACGAGGAATGGAATGGTGATTCATTATCCCAGTGGAATAAAAGCCAAAGGGCAAATTCGCTCGCAGTTTTCTCATGTTATTGATATCGCTCCTACGGTCTTTGAAACATGCAAAATTCCCGCACCGAAAATTGTAAACGGTATTGAACAGAAACCAATAGAAGGAACCGGTCTTGTTTACACATTTGATGATGCCAATGCCAAAGACAGGCATACCGTTCAGTATTTTGAAATGTTTGGCAATCGCGCCATTTATTCCGATGGATGGCTTGCAAGAACCGTACATACAGCTCCCTGGGATTTGATGCCCAAAACGAAGCTAGCTGACGATGAATGGGCCTTATACAATGCAAACGAAGATTTCAGTCTATCTAAAAACCTGGCAGAAGAAAACCCGCAAAAGCTTAACGAACTGCAGGACCTGTTTATTAAAGAAGGCGAGAAATATCATGTGCTTCCTATTGATGACAGGAAAATTGAACGGTTTGATCCGAAGCTGGCTGGCAGACCTGACCTGATGAATGGAAGAACAAAGCTTGAACTACATGAAGGAATGACGGGCATGTCAACAGACGCATTCATCAACACCAAGAATACTTCGTTCGCTATAACTGCTGATGTCGAGGTAACAGGTAATGCAAACGGAGTTATCCTTTGCCAGGGCGGCAAATTCAGCGGATATGTGTTGTATCTCAAAAACGGAAAACCAAGCTTCACATACAACTGGGTTGGATTGAAAGAATACACCGTTACTTCATCGCAAGCGTTGAAACCGGGCAAGTACAATATTGTTTTTGATTTCAAATTCGATGGGGTCAAACCCGGAGCAGGCGGAGCAGGAACTCTTACGGTGAATGGCAATAAAGTAGCAGAAGGGCGTATTGATCAAACAAATGCTTACTCTTTCGGTGTGGATGAAACAGCGGATGTAGGAACTGACGATGCTACCTGGGTAACCGATTACGGAGCATCAGCGCATTTTAATGGCAAGATTGAAAAAGTAACAGTTGAAACCCAGCCCAATGAACCTCAGCGATAA
- a CDS encoding YSC84-related protein — MRNKQTKVFGYPSRIMPLLTQAGKEATMLNIVRALQVILLLILTLLPLHSALAASASEIDRNVTAALQTLYQTTPGAKTLANQSKGILVFPDMVKAGFIIGGQYGDGALRKKGKTIGYYRSIAGSFGLQAGVQSFGYALFFVDDASLRYLEKSEGWEIGTGPSVVILDKGFAKNLSSTTLQKGVYAFIFDQKGLMAGIGLQGSKITKITPNE; from the coding sequence ATGAGAAACAAGCAAACAAAGGTATTTGGTTATCCATCTAGGATAATGCCGCTCTTGACACAAGCAGGAAAGGAGGCAACTATGCTTAACATCGTGCGAGCACTTCAGGTAATACTTCTACTAATTCTCACCCTTTTGCCACTGCATTCCGCGCTGGCGGCCAGTGCAAGCGAGATCGACCGCAATGTCACCGCGGCGTTGCAAACGCTCTACCAAACGACACCAGGGGCGAAAACGCTTGCAAACCAGTCAAAGGGGATCCTTGTCTTCCCGGACATGGTGAAAGCTGGCTTCATCATTGGGGGTCAATACGGCGATGGCGCCTTGCGCAAAAAGGGCAAGACGATCGGGTACTATCGGTCTATTGCGGGTTCGTTTGGCTTACAGGCAGGTGTACAGTCATTCGGCTACGCGTTATTTTTCGTGGATGATGCATCCCTGAGATACTTAGAGAAAAGCGAGGGTTGGGAGATTGGTACCGGGCCGAGCGTCGTCATCTTAGACAAGGGCTTCGCCAAGAATTTGTCGTCGACGACGCTACAGAAAGGCGTTTACGCCTTTATCTTCGACCAGAAGGGACTCATGGCAGGTATCGGGTTGCAGGGTTCAAAAATAACCAAGATCACGCCTAATGAGTAG
- a CDS encoding STAS/SEC14 domain-containing protein has product MPFEMFELSGNLLTVKIKGILTKLELEKIQSEALSTIKKKIKIMVILEDFMGWELGADWGDIKFAAQHDHIEKIAIVGDEKLKDLVFAYVGNPFRKLAIEYFDVSQIDKARTWIK; this is encoded by the coding sequence ATGCCATTTGAAATGTTCGAATTATCAGGAAACCTGCTCACTGTAAAAATCAAAGGAATATTGACTAAATTGGAACTGGAAAAGATTCAGTCAGAAGCTCTAAGTACAATCAAAAAAAAGATCAAAATAATGGTTATATTAGAGGACTTCATGGGATGGGAGCTGGGTGCCGATTGGGGTGACATAAAGTTTGCGGCACAGCACGATCATATTGAAAAAATCGCTATCGTTGGAGATGAAAAGTTGAAGGATTTGGTTTTTGCCTATGTGGGTAACCCCTTCAGAAAATTAGCGATAGAGTATTTCGACGTCTCCCAAATTGATAAAGCGAGAACCTGGATCAAATAA